Proteins encoded within one genomic window of Episyrphus balteatus chromosome 1, idEpiBalt1.1, whole genome shotgun sequence:
- the LOC129910419 gene encoding tigger transposable element-derived protein 6-like: protein MRSKNAIITGPMLMDKAKSFSLMLDVDFEPTNGWLDRWKKRENIQFKKLCGEKNSADTVAANAWLENVWPDIRQNYDPDDIYNADESGLMFKALPTGSLVNRTEQEHPSGMKLPKDRITILFVSNSTGTDKMIFCIGKSRNPRCFNKNTIPVKYYANTKAWMTSNIWTMIMQDLDNTFKAKKKKVLLIVDNASCHKLECDVNLGNIKIDFFPPNATSVMQPLDQGIIHCFKAHYRRCITKKQLLHLDNGESLSDFSKKINLLIALKMIKRAWWMVTPLTIKNCFRKAGLTFNSDEEVEVEPVDEENNFPTAIREEIDYLVNIDQDLPCFGDMTDEDIINEAALQFEELGDNRSASENDSDVEILGFQKPTLQEAFKSLGVLKQFSDGDIELELILDEIEYKMMNCHFKSLSQTKIDDFFKRK, encoded by the exons ATGCGCTCTAAAAACGCCATAATAACTGGGCCAATGCTCATGGATAAggcaaaaagtttttctttgatGCTGGACGTCGACTTTGAGCCGACAAATGGATGGTTAGATCGATGGAAAAAACGAGAAAACATccaatttaaaaagctttgTGGAGAAAAAAATTCGGCTGACACAGTTGCTGCTAATGCTTGGCTAGAAAATGTGTGGCCAGACATTCGTCAAAACTACGATCCTGATGATATTTATAATGCGGATGAATCCGGGCTAATGTTTAAGGCTCTACCAACGGGTTCATTGGTGAACAGAACTGAACAGGAACACCCTTCAGGAATGAAGTTACCAAAGGATCGTATTACGATCCTTTTTGTTTCGAATTCAACTGGAACAGATAAAATGATTTTCTGTATCG GTAAATCTCGTAATCCAAGATGCTTTAACAAAAACACGATTCCTGTTAAATATTATGCTAACACCAAAGCTTGGATGACAAGTAACATTTGGACGATGATCATGCAAGATTTGGACAACacatttaaagcaaaaaaaaaaaaggttttgttaATTGTGGACAATGCTTCTTGCCACAAATTAGAATGCGATGTTAATTTGGGAaacattaaaattgatttttttccccCGAATGCCACCTCTGTCATGCAACCTTTGGATCAGGGAATTATACACTGCTTTAAGGCCCATTACAGAAGATGTATAACAAAGAAGCAACTTCTTCATTTGGATAATGGGGAATCCCTatctgatttttcaaaaaaaataaatttactgattgcgttaaaaatgataaaaagagCCTGGTGGATGGTGACTCCTTTGACCATAAAGAACTGTTTCCGGAAAGCTGGTTTGACTTTTAACAGTGATgaagaagtagaagtagaaccAGTAgatgaagaaaataattttccgACAGCAATAAGAGAAGAAATTGATTATCTTGTAAATATAGATCAGGATCTTCCTTGTTTTGGCGACATGACAGACGAAGACATTATAAATGAGGCAGCACTACAATTCGAAGAGCTTGGAGACAACAGATCTGCATCTGAAAATGATTCAGATGTGgaaattttgggttttcagaAACCAACACTCCAAGAAGCTTTTAAATCTCTCGGTGTTCTTAAGCAGTTTTCGGATGGTGATATTGAACTAGAGCTAATTCTTGATGAGATCGAATATAAAATGATGAATTGCCATTTTAAGTCTTTGTCACAAACtaaaattgatgatttttttaaaaggaagtga